From Flavobacteriales bacterium:
GTCCGACTCTTCGGCACCCACTTCGCAGCGATGGACATCCGACAGGACCATTCTGTACATGTAGATACCATCACCGCCATACTCATGCATAGCCAGCACATCACTGAGTCGCTGGATGAACTGGATGCAGAGAAATTGAAGGACATCCTTCTGCATGAGCACATCGACCTCACCTATTTCCAAGTAGAGGATGCACGGGTCATGGATACCATTGCTTCCATACGTGCCCTACATCAGATCCAGTCACGCAATGGCGCTACCGGTTGCGAGCGCTACATCATCAGCAACTCAGAGGATATCTTCTCGGTACTCTTCGTCTTTGCACTTCTCCGATGGTCGGGATTATGGGAAGGAGACATTCCAGTGGACATTGTCCCACTTTTTGAGACCATGAAGGGTATGGAGGAGTCCGATGCCATCATGAAGACGCTTTTCGATGACCCGACCTATCGCTCGCATGTAGAATCAAGGGACAGCAAACAGACCATGATGCTCGGCTTCTCGGACGGTACCAAGGATGGAGGCTATCTCCGGGCCAATTGGGAGATCTTCAAGACCAAGGAGAAACTTAGTATGCTCTGTGAAGAGGAAAGTATGCGAGCCGTATTCTTCGATGGGAGAGGAGGACCACCCGCACGGGGAGGAGGGAAGACCCACCGATTCTATGCCGCACAGAGCGACCGTATCGCCAACAATGAGATACAGATCACCATTCAAGGTCAGACCATCACCAGTACCTATGGTACCTTGGATCAGTTCATCTACAATGCCCAGCAGATGTTGGCTGCCGGTCTCAGCAATACGCTTGCCGGGGAGAAGGATAGTATTGGAGAAGAGGAGAGAGCCCTTCTAGAGGAACTCGCACAGAGCAGTTTCGAGAAGTACGATGCTCTGAAGAAACATCCCGATTTCTTGAGTTATCTGGAGAAGAAGAGCACATTGAAATACTATGGACGGGCCAATATCGGATCTCGCCCGGCCAAACGTGGTCAGCGCAAAGAACTACGACTCAGTGACCTTAGGGCCATCTCCTTTGTGGGTTCTTGGAGCCAACTCAAACAGAATGTGCCCGGTTATTTCGGTATCGGTACAGCGCTGTCCCGTCTGGATGAGCAGGGAAGACTGGACGAGGCCAAGGAACTCTTCCGCACGGTTCCTTTGTTCCGTGCGCTACTGCTCAATAGCATGATGTCTTTGGCCAAGACCAATTTCTCCTTGACCTCCTATATGGCCGAGGATGAACAATACGGTGCTTTCTGGCAGATACTCTTCGATGAGTATCGGCTTACCCAAGAGTATGTCCTAAAAGTGAGCGGCTACTCCGAACTCATGCAGGAGGAATCCCTATCCAAGGCCAGTGTGGAAGCACGTGAGGATATCGTTCTGCCCTTGCTCCTCATCCAGCAGTATGGCCTGATGAAGATCCAAGAGGATGGACCGCAGAAAGAGACCTTTGAGAAATTGGTCACCCGGTCCTTGTATGGGAATATCAATGCGAGTCGGAATTCGGCCTGATCCGCCTCAGGAATCGATTACCTTGGTAGAACATGAAACGAGTCCTTCCACTTCATTGTGTAGTGCTGATCCTAGCCTTCACGACCCTCTGGACGGGATGTAAGAAAGAGGAGGAAGCAGATGTGCCTCCAAACATCGCGTTAGAAGCGGTTCAGGATGGTCTCTTGATCGATCTCACCATTACCTCTCAAGATCCAGAGAATGCCGTTACCGAGCTCTCCATCGACTGGGGCGATTCGGATATCGATATCATTCAAGGTATATCGAGTACCACCATAGAAGAGGAGCATCTGTATGATGAGCCCAGTGAGACCACCATCACCGTCACAGCATGGGATGCGGATGGGGATAAGACCGAAGAGACGGTGGTCCTGAATCCGGATTTTGCTGCAGTGGACCTCTCTGGTATCAAGAACACACTTTACAAGGATTCAGAAGATGAATTCCTGATCCTCACCGTCAATCTACATACCTACCAGGAGGATCGACAGAATGAGAAATTCCACATCATCACTGAGCTCATCGGTCAGATGGATGTCGATCTCATCGCTCTCCAGGAGTGCGCTCAGCATCAATCGGCCGAGCTAGTGAGCGGGGAGATCAAGGCCGATAATATGGCCCTCATCCTTAGCGAACGGATCCAAGAGAATTACGGGGTGGATTATTCCTTTGTGTGGGATTGGGCCCATTATGGTTGGAATGTATGGGAGGAAGGTCTGGCGGTGATGTCCAAGCATCCGATCACAGATTCAGAGGGGCGCTACATCTCCAGCTCCCAGTCCACCTCTTCCATCATATCACGTAAAGGCTTGCATGCTGCAGTATCCCTACCACAGGGGGATATCGACATCTTCTCCGTTCACACCCATTGGCGTACCAG
This genomic window contains:
- a CDS encoding phosphoenolpyruvate carboxylase, with product TQFYPKSVLDIIADLRALVRTNDLTGIDHKLHQLGLTSLLNTDKPTPVDEAKNIIYYLRTIYYDAIGNFYSDLRSTVDTASFDNPRIIRLGFWPGGDRDGNPFVTSEVTLQVADELRMTLMKCYYKELKALSKKLTFRGVEQVVHGLLEKLYASMFDPEQVLSQVQIETPLEQVQQTLMSEYHGLYQDDLQRLMDKVRLFGTHFAAMDIRQDHSVHVDTITAILMHSQHITESLDELDAEKLKDILLHEHIDLTYFQVEDARVMDTIASIRALHQIQSRNGATGCERYIISNSEDIFSVLFVFALLRWSGLWEGDIPVDIVPLFETMKGMEESDAIMKTLFDDPTYRSHVESRDSKQTMMLGFSDGTKDGGYLRANWEIFKTKEKLSMLCEEESMRAVFFDGRGGPPARGGGKTHRFYAAQSDRIANNEIQITIQGQTITSTYGTLDQFIYNAQQMLAAGLSNTLAGEKDSIGEEERALLEELAQSSFEKYDALKKHPDFLSYLEKKSTLKYYGRANIGSRPAKRGQRKELRLSDLRAISFVGSWSQLKQNVPGYFGIGTALSRLDEQGRLDEAKELFRTVPLFRALLLNSMMSLAKTNFSLTSYMAEDEQYGAFWQILFDEYRLTQEYVLKVSGYSELMQEESLSKASVEAREDIVLPLLLIQQYGLMKIQEDGPQKETFEKLVTRSLYGNINASRNSA